In a single window of the Pseudomonadota bacterium genome:
- a CDS encoding deoxyguanosinetriphosphate triphosphohydrolase: MSSLIREEQEEREAQSLSAYACLSRNSRGRLRQEPECDIRPAFQRDRDRIIHSKTFRRLKHKTQVFLAPTGDHYRTRLTHVLEVAQIARTVAASLRLNENLAEAIALAHDLGHTPFGHAGESVLNDLHPGGFRHYIQSLRVVDVLEKKGLGLNLTDEVRDGIVKHSKGRKDILPNDLRGMPRTLEGQLVRVADIIAYVNHDLDDAIRAEILDEGTVPKDIRSVLGASHSDRIGAMVRDLITNTRRNNGERLAMSGPVLAAISDLRSFLYEHVYDAHRVHDDFIKAQKILRELYDHFLNSDDFFESEETAADETARHRSVCDFIAGMTDHYALDLYTHIFLPKPWSVK, translated from the coding sequence ATGAGCAGTCTCATCCGTGAAGAACAGGAAGAACGCGAAGCTCAGTCGCTGTCCGCCTATGCGTGCTTGAGCCGCAACAGCCGAGGCCGGTTGCGGCAAGAGCCGGAGTGCGATATCAGACCCGCTTTCCAGCGTGATCGCGACCGGATCATCCATTCCAAGACCTTTCGCCGCCTGAAGCATAAAACCCAAGTGTTTCTCGCCCCGACCGGCGACCATTACCGGACCAGACTGACCCACGTTCTTGAAGTGGCACAGATTGCGAGAACCGTTGCCGCATCACTCCGGCTCAATGAAAATCTGGCCGAAGCGATAGCCCTCGCCCACGACCTGGGCCACACCCCCTTCGGTCACGCCGGCGAGTCGGTGTTGAATGATCTGCATCCCGGCGGATTCAGACACTATATCCAGAGCCTGCGGGTGGTGGACGTTCTCGAAAAAAAGGGGCTCGGCTTAAACCTTACCGATGAAGTTCGTGACGGCATCGTCAAGCATTCGAAGGGGCGAAAGGACATCCTGCCCAACGATCTGCGCGGCATGCCGCGAACCCTTGAAGGACAGCTGGTCAGGGTGGCGGATATCATCGCTTACGTCAACCACGATCTGGACGATGCGATCCGGGCCGAGATTCTTGACGAAGGAACAGTTCCGAAAGATATCCGTTCAGTCCTCGGCGCCTCCCACTCGGACCGGATCGGCGCCATGGTCCGGGATCTGATCACCAATACCCGCCGGAACAACGGGGAAAGGCTCGCGATGAGCGGGCCGGTTCTTGCGGCGATCAGCGACCTGCGTTCCTTTTTGTATGAACATGTGTACGATGCCCACCGGGTGCACGATGACTTTATCAAAGCCCAGAAGATCCTGCGGGAGTTGTATGACCATTTTCTGAACAGCGATGATTTCTTCGAAAGCGAAGAGACCGCCGCCGATGAAACCGCCCGTCACCGTTCTGTCTGTGATTTCATCGCCGGCATGACCGATCATTATGCCCTGGATCTTTATACCCATATCTTTTTACCGAAACCCTGGAGCGTTAAGTAA
- the ppsR gene encoding pyruvate, phosphate dikinase/phosphoenolpyruvate synthase regulator produces the protein MWKSKDIYYISDSTGIMITNLAQSMLCQFPEISFHEEKFPYVRSVKDAKKTLEYILAQSLGRRPIVFSTIMDQEVRNVFRSPEVEFFDVFDFLLEPLENCLEARALRVPGFSRHGDNVTMARRVEAIHFCLDHDDGTRINEFDDADVILLGVSRSGKTPVSVYLATQFGLKAANFPLTVEYLSKLDLPDGVKRNRKRAVALTTTPEHLRGMREKRYPDSRYAKLSTCTEELTQAEQIFQREKIPIINSTGKSIEELATQVTQEIGLAKKPGSVF, from the coding sequence ATGTGGAAATCAAAAGATATCTATTATATATCCGACAGCACCGGGATCATGATCACCAATCTGGCCCAGTCGATGCTCTGCCAGTTTCCCGAAATCAGCTTCCATGAAGAAAAATTCCCTTACGTGCGCAGCGTCAAGGATGCAAAAAAAACCCTCGAATACATCCTTGCCCAGTCTCTCGGCAGACGCCCGATCGTCTTCAGCACCATTATGGACCAGGAAGTCAGGAATGTTTTCCGGTCGCCGGAAGTGGAATTTTTCGATGTGTTTGATTTTCTGCTGGAACCGCTGGAAAACTGCCTGGAAGCGAGGGCGCTTCGGGTTCCGGGATTTTCAAGGCATGGCGATAACGTAACCATGGCCCGCCGGGTTGAGGCCATCCACTTCTGCCTGGACCATGACGACGGCACCCGGATCAACGAATTTGACGATGCCGATGTGATCCTGCTCGGTGTTTCCCGGTCCGGCAAAACCCCGGTCAGCGTTTATCTGGCAACCCAGTTCGGCCTGAAAGCGGCCAATTTCCCTCTCACCGTCGAATACTTGAGCAAGCTCGACCTTCCCGACGGCGTGAAACGGAACCGGAAACGGGCGGTCGCCCTCACCACCACCCCTGAACACCTGCGGGGCATGCGGGAAAAACGTTACCCGGACAGCCGTTATGCGAAACTTTCCACCTGTACCGAAGAACTGACCCAGGCCGAACAGATATTCCAGCGGGAAAAAATCCCGATCATCAATTCAACCGGCAAATCAATAGAAGAGTTGGCAACCCAGGTCACCCAGGAGATCGGCCTCGCCAAGAAACCCGGCAGTGTTTTTTGA
- a CDS encoding DUF362 domain-containing protein: MKDEGKVFVSAFSGWQGCLDRLLDEIGLPEIIGKKNPVLIKPNLVEALAPPITTPVELIDELIGYLRTKNPALEIIVGEGSGAKEYDTMHAFRELGYVGLAEKRGVRLVDLNSEPLRRLSLEKCRRWPEMYLPELVLDSFLLSVPVLKAHSLASVTITMKNMMGCAPPAHYQKGGHWKKASFHADVQAAVLDLNRYRTPDFTILDATVGMEKAHLWGPTCNPPHRKLAAAVDPVALDAYGAGLLGRDWQGIGHIRGAHGELGKASPLEIITCE, from the coding sequence ATGAAAGATGAAGGAAAGGTTTTTGTCAGCGCCTTCAGCGGGTGGCAGGGATGCCTCGACCGGTTGCTTGATGAGATCGGTCTACCTGAAATCATCGGGAAAAAGAATCCTGTCCTGATCAAACCGAACCTGGTGGAGGCTCTGGCGCCGCCGATCACCACCCCGGTGGAATTGATTGACGAGCTGATCGGGTACCTGCGGACAAAAAACCCCGCTCTTGAGATCATCGTCGGTGAGGGGTCCGGGGCCAAGGAGTATGACACGATGCATGCTTTCCGGGAACTCGGATATGTCGGGCTTGCCGAAAAGCGTGGGGTGCGGCTTGTTGATCTGAACAGCGAGCCCTTGCGGAGACTTTCGCTTGAGAAATGCCGGCGCTGGCCCGAGATGTACCTTCCCGAACTGGTTCTTGATTCTTTTCTGCTCTCCGTCCCGGTGCTGAAGGCGCACAGTCTGGCCAGCGTCACCATCACCATGAAGAATATGATGGGGTGTGCGCCTCCGGCCCATTATCAAAAAGGCGGGCACTGGAAAAAAGCGTCATTTCATGCCGATGTCCAGGCGGCGGTTCTCGATCTGAACCGCTATCGGACGCCGGATTTCACCATTCTTGACGCAACGGTCGGGATGGAGAAGGCCCATCTCTGGGGGCCGACCTGCAATCCGCCGCATCGGAAATTGGCTGCGGCAGTCGATCCGGTGGCGTTGGATGCGTATGGCGCAGGACTTCTTGGGCGTGACTGGCAAGGGATCGGCCATATCCGGGGCGCCCATGGCGAACTGGGAAAAGCGTCACCCCTGGAAATTATCACCTGTGAGTGA
- a CDS encoding valine--tRNA ligase translates to MTESAAGPQENHELAKAYEFKSVESKWLAAWEKNRSFAATIRDGAPSYCIVIPPPNVTGVLHVGHALNNTLQDLLTRYHRMLGDNTLWLPGTDHAGIATQNVVERQLATEGTSRHDIGREAFIERVWAWRQEKGGTIINQLKRLGCSCDWERERFTMDEGLSRAVREVFVKLYNDGLIYKGDYIVNWCPRCHTALADDEVEHEPTNGKLYNIRYPFADGSGHLVVATTRPETMLGDTGVAVHPDDERYRDMENLTVLLPLTNRTIPVVFDHHVQKDFGTGALKVTPSHDRDDYEIGIRHNLELLKIMDQNGVMNEAAGKYAGLDRFACRKQIVADLEAQGYLVSIDDYQHGVGHCYRCHTVVEPTTSLQWFVSVRPLADKATAAVRDGRIRIMPKTWDNTFYNWMDNIRDWCISRQIWWGHRIPAWTCSACGEIIVASVDPTHCPKCTSAELVQETDVLDTWFSSALWPFSTLGWPDKTPELTAFYPTAVLITSFDILFFWVARMMMMGLHFMDEIPFRDVYLHALVRDKDGKKMSKSTGNVIDPLAVMDTYGTDALRFTLAAFAAQGRDIRLDEDRIEGYRHFINKIWNAARFALMHINTCDPAVTGNLAVANLGLPHRWILSRTNRTIADVRRALDDYRFNDAASAVYHFTWHEFCDWYLEWIKSDLYGSDTRKSEQAKTVLFAVLEILLKLLHPFTPFVTEEIWEVLPGKRNTLMTEKFPEVKNAWDDTETEKTVSLLMGVIGAIRNIRSEMMIHPSAAIEVIMICHDQDKTARLKHEASTICSLTRSEKISIINDGERPAGSAVSIFEDIEIFVPMKGLVDVAKETERLLREKEKLALNLQRSAGKLTNDKFLANAPAEVIAKEKDKVEGLQATMAKIDDSLKRLAELS, encoded by the coding sequence ATGACCGAATCAGCAGCCGGCCCGCAGGAAAACCATGAACTGGCCAAAGCCTACGAGTTTAAATCCGTCGAAAGCAAATGGCTCGCCGCCTGGGAGAAAAACAGATCCTTCGCCGCAACCATCCGGGATGGCGCGCCCTCATACTGTATCGTCATTCCGCCACCCAATGTCACCGGGGTATTGCATGTCGGTCATGCCCTGAACAACACCCTCCAGGATCTCCTGACCCGCTATCACCGGATGCTCGGCGACAATACCCTCTGGCTGCCGGGTACCGATCATGCCGGGATCGCCACCCAGAATGTGGTTGAAAGGCAGCTCGCCACCGAAGGCACCTCCCGCCACGACATCGGCAGAGAGGCCTTCATCGAAAGAGTATGGGCATGGCGGCAGGAAAAAGGCGGCACCATCATCAACCAGCTGAAAAGGCTTGGCTGCTCATGCGACTGGGAGAGGGAGCGATTCACGATGGACGAAGGCCTCTCCCGGGCCGTCCGCGAGGTTTTCGTCAAACTCTACAATGACGGTCTGATCTATAAGGGTGACTACATCGTCAACTGGTGCCCGCGCTGCCATACCGCCCTGGCCGACGATGAGGTGGAGCATGAGCCGACCAACGGCAAGCTCTACAATATCCGCTACCCCTTTGCCGACGGCAGCGGCCATCTGGTCGTCGCCACCACCCGCCCCGAAACGATGCTCGGCGATACGGGTGTCGCCGTCCATCCGGATGATGAGCGCTACCGGGACATGGAAAATCTCACCGTGCTCCTCCCCCTGACCAACAGAACGATTCCGGTGGTCTTTGACCATCATGTGCAGAAGGATTTCGGGACCGGTGCCCTCAAGGTCACCCCTTCCCACGACCGCGACGATTATGAAATCGGGATACGCCACAATCTCGAACTGCTGAAGATCATGGACCAGAACGGGGTCATGAACGAGGCTGCCGGGAAATACGCCGGACTGGATCGGTTCGCCTGCCGCAAACAGATCGTTGCCGACCTTGAAGCACAGGGCTATCTGGTGTCCATCGATGATTATCAGCACGGGGTCGGTCATTGCTATCGCTGTCATACCGTAGTGGAACCAACCACTTCCCTGCAATGGTTTGTCTCGGTCCGGCCCCTGGCGGACAAGGCGACCGCCGCCGTCCGGGATGGCCGGATCCGGATCATGCCGAAAACCTGGGACAACACCTTCTACAACTGGATGGACAACATCCGTGACTGGTGTATCTCCCGCCAGATCTGGTGGGGACACCGCATCCCGGCCTGGACCTGCAGCGCCTGCGGAGAAATCATCGTCGCATCAGTTGATCCGACACACTGTCCTAAATGCACCTCGGCCGAACTTGTTCAGGAAACCGACGTGCTCGACACCTGGTTCTCTTCTGCTCTGTGGCCCTTCTCAACCCTCGGCTGGCCCGACAAAACTCCTGAACTCACTGCGTTTTACCCTACGGCTGTCCTGATCACCAGTTTTGACATTCTCTTCTTCTGGGTTGCCAGAATGATGATGATGGGACTCCACTTCATGGATGAAATCCCCTTCCGGGACGTCTATCTTCACGCCCTGGTCCGGGACAAGGACGGCAAGAAGATGTCCAAATCTACCGGCAATGTCATCGACCCTCTTGCGGTTATGGACACCTACGGAACCGATGCACTTCGTTTCACGCTGGCCGCTTTTGCCGCCCAGGGAAGAGACATCCGTCTCGATGAGGACCGGATTGAAGGATATCGACATTTTATCAACAAGATATGGAACGCGGCCAGATTTGCCCTGATGCATATTAATACCTGCGACCCGGCGGTTACCGGAAATCTCGCCGTGGCAAATCTTGGTCTGCCCCACCGCTGGATCCTGAGCCGGACCAATCGGACCATCGCCGACGTTCGCAGGGCCCTTGACGACTATCGCTTCAACGATGCCGCTTCGGCCGTTTACCATTTCACCTGGCATGAGTTCTGTGACTGGTATCTTGAATGGATCAAGTCCGACCTGTACGGCAGCGACACCCGGAAATCGGAACAGGCAAAAACCGTTCTGTTTGCGGTACTCGAGATTCTCCTTAAATTACTCCACCCTTTCACCCCGTTCGTTACCGAAGAGATCTGGGAGGTACTCCCCGGAAAACGAAACACGCTGATGACTGAAAAGTTCCCCGAGGTGAAAAATGCATGGGATGATACCGAGACCGAAAAGACGGTTTCCCTGCTGATGGGGGTGATCGGCGCAATCCGGAATATCCGCAGTGAGATGATGATCCATCCCTCCGCTGCCATTGAAGTGATCATGATCTGTCATGACCAGGATAAAACAGCGAGGCTCAAACATGAAGCATCTACCATCTGCAGCTTGACTCGCTCGGAAAAAATCTCGATCATCAATGATGGTGAACGCCCTGCGGGTTCCGCAGTCAGCATCTTCGAAGACATTGAGATCTTCGTGCCGATGAAAGGACTCGTTGATGTTGCCAAAGAAACCGAAAGACTGCTCCGGGAAAAAGAGAAGCTGGCATTAAACCTCCAGCGCAGCGCAGGAAAACTTACCAATGACAAGTTCCTGGCCAATGCACCGGCTGAAGTGATCGCCAAGGAAAAGGACAAGGTCGAAGGGTTGCAGGCAACTATGGCAAAAATTGATGACAGCTTGAAGAGACTCGCCGAACTTTCCTGA
- a CDS encoding PAS domain S-box protein has protein sequence MFRSIRGKLLVSHLSIFLVLMFMGLAGIFLLSSQQEKNSMARLQMISDHTAKMVGKDLFFVGDMLKTICESQVVTRFADSFQVPALAKYFAEQHSTFSELSFIDSGGYEELRIVMGVESDGNREMKDNPFFLKSKELPGETFIDHTIDIDETGIHIHFIRGLKRYFGDQFVGSVYARYDLGMFSQTLSMMEVGKGGLIILVDEVGRMIASPGGFATGGEIFALAPDRDRILDDIKAGRKFSFRGEVAGQDCFLVSSPIENAPWVVITAQPYDIFMEEIKRFKGLYMLLLAATGCLGWVLVYILADRLTFPILSLRDQVSKITRGVADTIDLESRDEVGELVRSFNEMLVELRETSVSRDFLDKVINSMNDILVVIGRDGRVERANLHAREVLGYSLKEVLALHLQDFLKGYANEEQPWYEAFPWLLFDKPVETELFAKDGLLIPVLVTSSPFLDEKGAVNGAVIVAHDISDRKEAEEKLALYAEQLQASNKELEEFAYVASHDLKEPLRKITSFGERLNLKFGDKLGEQGSDYLARMDSAAARMQRLIDDLLTYSRVKTKARPFEPVDLNRIAAEVLSDLEASISDRKGKVTVSELATISADQTQMRQLFQNLIGNGLKFHKDDVPPVIEVSGEMLESGYYQLVFKDNGIGIDEKYSDKIFGVFQRLHGRKEYEGSGIGLSVCRKIAIRHGGDITISSKVDEGSKFIVTLDPEMKNDEPVEGGRNGQ, from the coding sequence TTGTTTCGTTCCATCCGAGGAAAACTTCTCGTCTCGCATCTTTCGATTTTCCTGGTGCTCATGTTTATGGGCCTTGCCGGGATTTTTCTGCTTTCCAGTCAGCAGGAAAAAAATTCCATGGCCCGGCTGCAGATGATTTCCGATCACACCGCAAAAATGGTAGGTAAGGACCTTTTCTTCGTCGGAGATATGTTGAAAACAATCTGCGAGAGCCAGGTGGTTACCAGATTTGCCGATTCCTTTCAGGTCCCTGCCCTGGCAAAATACTTTGCGGAGCAGCACTCCACGTTCTCCGAGTTGAGCTTTATCGACAGTGGGGGCTATGAAGAGCTGCGGATTGTGATGGGTGTGGAAAGCGATGGGAACCGGGAGATGAAGGACAACCCCTTCTTTCTGAAGTCAAAAGAGCTTCCCGGGGAAACCTTCATCGATCATACGATCGATATCGATGAGACCGGAATTCATATTCATTTTATTCGCGGTCTGAAACGTTATTTCGGCGATCAGTTTGTCGGCAGTGTCTATGCAAGATATGACCTCGGGATGTTTTCGCAGACCCTGAGTATGATGGAGGTCGGGAAAGGCGGGCTTATTATCCTGGTGGATGAGGTCGGGAGAATGATTGCCTCTCCCGGCGGTTTTGCCACCGGAGGGGAGATTTTCGCCTTGGCTCCGGACCGCGACAGGATACTCGACGATATTAAGGCAGGGAGGAAATTTTCCTTCCGCGGAGAGGTAGCCGGGCAGGATTGCTTTCTGGTGTCATCACCTATAGAAAATGCCCCCTGGGTCGTGATCACCGCCCAGCCATATGATATTTTCATGGAGGAAATCAAGCGGTTCAAGGGGCTTTATATGCTGCTGCTGGCCGCTACGGGCTGCCTGGGCTGGGTCCTGGTGTATATTCTGGCGGATCGCCTGACGTTCCCGATTCTGAGCTTGAGGGATCAGGTCAGCAAGATTACCCGAGGGGTTGCCGATACGATTGATCTTGAATCCCGGGATGAGGTCGGTGAACTGGTCCGGTCGTTTAACGAGATGCTGGTCGAACTCAGGGAAACCTCCGTTTCGAGAGATTTTCTCGACAAGGTCATCAACTCCATGAATGATATCCTGGTCGTCATCGGCCGCGACGGCAGGGTGGAAAGGGCCAACCTGCACGCCCGTGAAGTCCTCGGCTACAGTTTGAAAGAGGTCCTTGCCCTGCATTTACAGGACTTCCTGAAAGGATATGCGAATGAGGAACAGCCCTGGTATGAGGCGTTCCCGTGGCTGCTCTTCGACAAACCCGTTGAAACGGAACTGTTCGCCAAGGATGGCCTGCTGATTCCGGTTTTGGTCACCTCTTCACCGTTTCTCGATGAAAAAGGCGCGGTGAACGGAGCGGTAATCGTGGCCCATGATATTTCCGATCGCAAGGAGGCGGAGGAAAAACTCGCCCTCTACGCCGAGCAGCTGCAGGCGAGCAACAAGGAACTGGAGGAATTTGCCTATGTCGCTTCCCACGACCTGAAAGAACCGCTTCGCAAGATCACAAGCTTCGGGGAGCGGCTCAATCTTAAATTTGGCGACAAGCTCGGGGAACAGGGCAGCGATTATCTGGCCAGGATGGACAGCGCCGCCGCCAGGATGCAGCGGCTGATCGACGACCTGCTCACCTATTCCCGGGTAAAAACCAAGGCCCGTCCTTTTGAACCGGTCGATCTGAACCGGATTGCGGCAGAGGTTCTTTCCGATCTTGAGGCGTCGATCTCCGACCGCAAGGGGAAGGTGACGGTCTCGGAACTTGCAACGATCAGCGCCGATCAGACCCAGATGCGGCAGCTCTTCCAGAACCTGATCGGCAACGGACTCAAGTTTCACAAGGATGATGTGCCGCCGGTTATCGAGGTCTCCGGAGAGATGCTGGAGAGCGGGTATTATCAGCTTGTTTTCAAGGACAACGGGATCGGCATCGACGAAAAGTATTCCGACAAGATCTTCGGGGTTTTTCAGAGGCTGCATGGCAGAAAGGAGTATGAAGGGAGCGGGATCGGACTGTCGGTATGCCGCAAGATTGCGATCCGTCACGGAGGGGATATCACGATTTCCTCGAAGGTTGATGAAGGGTCTAAGTTTATCGTTACCCTTGATCCGGAGATGAAAAACGATGAACCGGTTGAGGGCGGGAGGAATGGCCAGTGA
- a CDS encoding ABC-F family ATP-binding cassette domain-containing protein: MISVNQLNLQYGKKYIFKDISARINNHDRIGLVGVNGTGKSTLLKMIVGQIETDSGVIIRSKMATIGYLPQEVTAIPPGRTVYQEAEAAFAETLKYKERMDELNHELAASDPSSPHIAALLEEQGELQILLDQADIFSMQSRIEKILHGLGFSDEDMQRECKSFSGGWIMRLMLAKQLLASPTFMLLDEPTNHLDIESLTWLEDFLKNYTGALVIISHDRTFLDTITTSTWELSLGQLTIYKGNYSKYVAEKDIRMEVQRAAYENQQAQIQQTKRFIERFRAKSTKASQVQSRVKQLAKMEIIELDDTDQQVSFRFPPAAPSGRLSIATENLAKSFGSKDVFTDLTFELQRGEKMGIVGVNGAGKSTLVKLLAGLTKPDSGRIRSGHNVIISYFGQHQAQELPGDYTVMEVMMSVDNNLTVTQIRSLLGTFLFRGDEVDKKVMVLSGGEKSRLALARMISSPANLLIMDEPTNHLDMQSQEILQEAMAQYDGSIIVVSHNRYFADSFINKVLEIKNGAGTVYDGNIAYYLEKTRATLDSAANIRQSEAPSAVEDDSGKKVYGKEARQALAKARAEKSKVLGPLKKEAAGIEKKVAELEEQKAKLEEILADPELYQNQEAFSEKSREYTTVDRQLKRAYDSWEEISARIEKTEAELGEELP; this comes from the coding sequence ATGATCAGTGTCAACCAGCTCAATCTCCAGTACGGAAAGAAGTACATCTTCAAGGACATTTCCGCCCGGATCAACAACCACGACCGCATCGGCCTGGTTGGGGTCAACGGGACCGGCAAATCCACCCTGCTGAAAATGATTGTCGGCCAGATCGAAACCGACTCCGGGGTCATCATCCGCTCAAAAATGGCCACCATCGGCTACCTCCCCCAGGAAGTCACCGCCATTCCTCCCGGCCGCACCGTGTATCAGGAGGCGGAGGCGGCCTTTGCCGAAACCCTCAAGTATAAAGAGCGAATGGACGAGCTGAACCATGAACTGGCGGCCAGCGACCCTTCTTCGCCACATATAGCCGCACTTCTTGAGGAGCAGGGGGAACTGCAGATCCTTCTCGACCAGGCGGATATCTTCAGCATGCAATCCCGCATTGAGAAGATCCTGCACGGTCTCGGCTTTTCCGATGAGGACATGCAGCGCGAATGCAAGAGCTTTTCCGGCGGCTGGATCATGCGGCTGATGCTCGCCAAACAACTCCTGGCAAGCCCCACTTTCATGCTTCTTGACGAGCCCACCAACCACCTCGACATCGAATCGCTGACCTGGCTGGAAGATTTTCTGAAAAACTACACCGGCGCCCTGGTCATTATTTCCCACGACCGGACCTTCCTCGACACCATCACCACCTCGACCTGGGAGCTTTCCCTGGGCCAGCTCACGATTTACAAGGGCAATTACTCGAAGTATGTCGCCGAAAAAGATATCCGGATGGAAGTCCAGCGCGCCGCCTATGAAAACCAGCAGGCCCAGATCCAGCAGACCAAACGCTTCATCGAAAGGTTCAGGGCCAAATCCACCAAGGCAAGCCAGGTCCAGAGCAGGGTCAAGCAACTGGCAAAAATGGAGATCATTGAACTCGACGACACCGATCAGCAGGTCTCCTTCAGGTTTCCACCCGCCGCCCCGAGCGGCCGACTTTCGATTGCCACCGAGAATCTGGCCAAGAGTTTCGGCAGCAAGGATGTTTTCACCGATCTCACCTTCGAGCTGCAGCGTGGTGAAAAAATGGGCATCGTCGGCGTAAACGGCGCCGGCAAGTCAACCCTGGTCAAACTCCTGGCCGGACTGACCAAACCGGACAGCGGCAGAATCCGAAGCGGCCACAACGTCATCATCTCGTACTTCGGTCAGCATCAGGCCCAGGAACTTCCCGGCGATTACACGGTCATGGAGGTGATGATGAGTGTCGATAACAACCTGACCGTCACCCAGATCCGCTCTCTTCTCGGCACCTTTCTCTTTCGCGGCGACGAGGTCGACAAAAAGGTAATGGTCCTCTCCGGGGGAGAAAAAAGCAGGCTGGCTTTAGCCAGGATGATCTCTTCTCCGGCAAACCTTTTGATCATGGATGAGCCGACCAACCATCTCGACATGCAATCCCAGGAGATTCTGCAGGAAGCGATGGCCCAGTATGACGGCTCGATCATTGTGGTCTCGCACAACCGTTATTTTGCCGACAGTTTCATCAACAAGGTCCTGGAAATCAAAAACGGCGCCGGAACGGTCTACGACGGGAACATCGCCTATTATCTGGAAAAGACCAGAGCGACCCTGGATTCCGCGGCAAATATCAGACAGTCGGAAGCCCCCTCGGCAGTGGAGGATGACTCCGGCAAAAAGGTGTACGGCAAGGAAGCGAGACAGGCGCTTGCAAAAGCGCGGGCTGAAAAAAGCAAGGTTCTCGGACCCTTGAAAAAAGAGGCCGCCGGAATCGAAAAAAAGGTTGCGGAACTGGAAGAACAGAAAGCGAAACTGGAAGAAATTCTTGCCGATCCGGAACTCTACCAGAACCAGGAGGCCTTCTCGGAAAAGAGCAGGGAATACACCACCGTGGACCGCCAACTGAAACGGGCCTATGACAGCTGGGAGGAAATCTCGGCGCGAATTGAAAAAACCGAAGCCGAACTCGGTGAGGAATTGCCCTGA
- a CDS encoding substrate-binding domain-containing protein, translating to MNRHQVSLLFLALLFLFPATSFGAATLEIPGTGDSQALLRDLAAAFNAGQQEIEVVIPDSIGSGGAIKSVAGDKNELGRVARPIKKKEQRYNLNYLQFAASPVVFAVSGNVGGVDNLTPEEALAVYAAKTTNWSALGGPPESIYLIGREPGDSSREAVEEIVPGFGGIENYSGIVAYSTPEAVDMLATHDNSIAYLPFSMTSGRNVRVLKFGGKGPLDPGYPLLTPFGMVWKGKMSGPAAGFMDFIFSDRGRKIITAAGAVAVARKP from the coding sequence ATGAACCGTCATCAAGTTTCACTCCTGTTTCTTGCGCTTCTGTTTCTCTTTCCAGCCACGTCGTTTGGTGCGGCAACCCTTGAGATTCCCGGAACCGGCGATTCCCAGGCCCTCCTCAGGGATCTGGCGGCGGCCTTTAATGCCGGTCAGCAAGAGATTGAGGTTGTCATTCCCGATTCAATCGGTTCCGGCGGGGCGATTAAATCGGTGGCCGGCGACAAGAATGAACTGGGGCGAGTTGCCCGGCCGATCAAGAAAAAGGAACAGCGCTATAACCTGAATTATTTGCAGTTTGCCGCATCCCCAGTGGTTTTCGCGGTAAGCGGCAATGTCGGCGGAGTGGACAATCTGACCCCGGAAGAGGCTCTGGCTGTGTACGCGGCAAAAACCACCAACTGGAGCGCTCTTGGCGGCCCTCCGGAGAGCATCTACCTGATCGGCAGGGAGCCCGGGGATTCGTCAAGAGAAGCTGTGGAAGAGATTGTTCCCGGGTTTGGCGGCATAGAAAATTATTCCGGGATTGTTGCCTATTCAACTCCTGAAGCTGTGGATATGCTGGCAACCCATGACAACAGCATTGCCTATCTTCCTTTCAGTATGACTTCCGGCAGAAATGTCAGGGTTCTGAAATTCGGCGGGAAAGGACCTCTTGATCCCGGTTACCCCTTGCTCACGCCTTTCGGGATGGTCTGGAAGGGTAAAATGTCCGGCCCCGCAGCCGGATTCATGGACTTTATCTTCTCCGATCGGGGGCGAAAGATCATAACCGCTGCCGGAGCGGTGGCGGTTGCCCGGAAACCCTGA